The Perca fluviatilis chromosome 3, GENO_Pfluv_1.0, whole genome shotgun sequence nucleotide sequence TAGGTACAGTAAGTCGTTTGTACATGTTGAACCAAGACTCAATGATGCAATGCATTGGGGCAGTTATAACAGGCATGTCAGGTTATACATTTTCAAATCACTTGGGttatgtttcacttttttgtttaccttttgGTTAGTTTATACATGACCATACAGACTTGTAGGTGTATAACCTGTACATCAATGATTATGTTTTACTTGTTAAAACATAAGTGGGGCTCATAATCCTCAGTGATAAAGTTGTGTCTAATTGTTTTAGAATCTTTACATGGAATATGTCGATGTAACTAATAAGAacgatggggaaaaaaactaggAAATTAAGACAACATAagtaaaaaattataatattgTTATTGGAGTGACCATTTTAAATctatctctgtttctctgttgcATATTATTCTTCTGCTGATGCAGTTGGTCTGTGTTTGGCATATGCTATGATATTTTAATGGTTCCTGTTCCTCATTATTGAAGTGGATGTTTTTGTGACCAATTTATCTTCAGTTCAGGCACCAACTTTGGCTCACATTTTCTAAAAGAGAAAGATCATTTTAGTAAGACGTAACGTAACGTAACgtgcttgcgtgcgtgcgtgtgtgcgtgcgtgcgtgcgtgcgtgttacCTGCTAGGGTAGCTGGCTGCAGGATTCAAAGGATCACTTCACCTAACTCTTAACACCGTGCCCCACAGGAACAAACATGCTTTGGATTGAAGCCAATTGAACCTATTTGATGATTGTTAACTTTAGTCTGCGACGGTAAAATAACCCAATGttaaaattagggctgggcaatgattaaaagttttaatcgcgattaattgcatgatttccctgattatcgcgattaatcgcattgttaaatgtaaaatccaataatgaattcaaaagtagtgtataacgcaattttattttaaatgttctgccatatgaacgaaagtgccataacatttgttctgcaaacacttaacatcagcattttgtttatacagtagcagataaataaaatatgtattgtaaatctcaacttaaacaatgtaatcaaagcaaatgCAAAATTAAAGCTTATTGCCACTGCCAAGGCATTAATGTTATACTGTTTGTTATATATGAAATAAAACTGCCCACAAAATCCTGAGCCACAATCATAACATTAAAACTGTAACTCTGAGATAATTATGGTTACCCAGTGATGTCCAGTAGTCCCCAGTGAGAGTAACAGTGGGTGCACGTTGTAAAGTTGTCACTTTTGGagtcctctccttttcatacAACTCTTGTATTCTGCTTGTGATGGTGCGAGGGAATTTCATGCCTGCTGTCATTTGTTGCGATTCTCAGAATGTTTCTCAGACTGACGTCCTCCACAACACTAATGGGCCTGCAGactgtagctatccacttcgcTATGGCATTTGTTAGCTTCTCTTGCCTTTGTCTATCTATACTTCTCCCACACGCTGCATCGTCTGCCGACgcgccactgtttgtttcgttgaatgatttgctggtatcaactgtgtgtatttcatttaggtgatatttcagactggaagtactccggtgataagaaaattcgactttgcagtggttacaaataactttgCTTCTGTCGACTGCGCTGTCTGGAAGAACtctaaaatgaaaatggccacGTAAAAGTTCCGTACCCTTTTCCATGttggttggtttgtttatccgccaattcttttcttttctggttCCTGTAAGCGCGTCAgcacagacttttaaaaaataaaggcctgtgagcaacagacttttacaataataaaagaaataataaaaactgcgtTAATGTGCGATAAAATAATTGTCggcgttaattaattaatgagttaAAGCGATAATAACGCGTtaacttgcccagccctagttaaaaTACGAATAATTGTCTCTGTGAAATGTTGTCTAGTATTTAAATTGTACATCAATCCATTCTgctcatatatattttttattcgcCTGCCACAGGAAGCTCTGGGGGCATCTGTGAAAAGAGCAGACTGTACTCTGATGGAAAGAGGAAGTCTCTGAACACTGGTATCATCACTGTGCAGAACTACGCCTCCCACGTCCCTCCCAAGGTGTCACACATTACCTTCGCTCATGAGGTTGGGCACAACTTTGGCTCTCCAGTAAGTACTATGATTTAAAACAATGGCTTTTTTGCCAGTACACTTCTTTCTCTTGTCAAGCTCTGCGATCTATTATATGAATCTGTCTCTCAAGTCTCTCTGCCCTTTACTTGCCTACTGTTTTACAGCATGACTCAGGGATTGAATGCACCCCTGGAGAGTCTAAGTTGCAGAACCAAAAGGAGCAGGGAAACTACATCATGTATGCCAGAGCCACATCAGGGGATAAGCTCAACAATAACAAGTTCTCAATCTGCAGCATTCGCAATATAAGCGCTGTTCTGACAAAGAAGAGAAATGactgttttgttggtaaattcTCTCTTATGAACTTATCtgttcctgtctgtgtgtgggtgagagAGATTCTGTCTTCATGCTGTTGTGTCTGTGCGTACAGAGTCTGGCCAGCCTATCTGTGGTAATGGACTAGTGGAAACTGGAGAAGAGTGTGACTGCGGCTACAGTGATCAGTGTAAAGACATCTGCTGCTATAATGCCAACGAAGGGGAGGGCCTAAAGTGCAAACTCAAACCTGGAAAAATCTGCAGGTCAGATGTGATTAGCATGCCTTTCTTCAGTCCTGTAATTTGTGAAATAATTATTTAGcacacatatttctgttaataGCATAGTATTTGTTTGACTTGTGATTACATATTTGTAATTCTTATTCCGCAGTCCCAGCCAAGGCCCATGTTGCACACAAGAGTGTACTTTCAAGGGCGCGAATGAGAGTCCGTGCAGACTGGAGTCTGAGTGCGCCCAAGAGGGCAAGTGCAATGGAGCTACTGCTCTGTGTCCTGCCTCAGAACCAAAGGCAAACTTCACCTCTTGCCATTCTGAAACACAAGTCTGCCTTAATGGGGTATGTTAGTATTAGTTGCCCTCTTGCTGTTCCATGTGTGGTATGTGCTGTTTTGTGAGCTTGTGTTTGTATAAAAGGTTTTGAAAGTAATTAGTTTTACTTGTTTGGACCAGGTATGCTCTGGTTCCATTTGTGAGAAGTATGGTATGGAGGTATGCACCTGTGCCAGCCAAGAGGGCAAGGATGAGGCAGCTGAGCTGTGCCATGTGTGCTGCATGGAGAAAAGTGAGTGACTGGCTGCAAAACACACAATCTCAGTAGTAATATTAAGCTAGAATGATGTGATGACATCAATAGTTAGTCAGGACTGAGTTATTGTCAGTATCTCAAAGGTCACTCCCTCTCCTTCTGCCCTCAGTGAAGCCCAACACCTGCAGCAGTACAGGCTCAGAGAAATGGGCCCAATTTTTCAACAAGAAGACCACAACACTGCAGCCTGGCTCACCCTGCAATGACTTTAAGGGCTACTGTGATGTGTTCATGAGGTGTCGTCTGGTGGACGCCGACGGGCCTCTGGCAAGGCTTAAGAAAGCCATCTTTAATGCAGAACTCTATGAGAATATTGCAGAGTGGATAGTGGTGAGTGTCTTAGTACAAAGCAAAGATCCATCAACACAATggcacacatacatatagaaACTATTTCTATTCAGATACCCTTTAATATATCCTCTGTTACCCAGGCTCACTGGTGGGCAGTGCTGTTGATGGGCATCGCTCTTATTATGCTAATGGCTGGCTTCATCAAGATTTGCAGCGTCCACACCCCCAGCAGCAACCCCAAACTGCCCCCACCAAAGCCACTGCCAGGTACAGTACATCATATGTGTCTATCTTGACATGTATGTTCACATGCACCCACTTTAGATGGATAATTTAGTGCAGATTTAGACGATCGATGTTACATGTTGATagactttgttgttgtttgtgatgGGGGTCTTGAAATGTGACTATTCTGTTTTAGGATTTCACATGTTATTGCTATGTTTGCCTCATCTTCTGCCGTGGGCACCTTTCTGATGGTGTAGAAAAGGTGCAGCGTTAGTTTCTTGTGTTCATTGTCCTTTTCTTTGAGTCTCACCGAGATGTTGATGTCCTGTAGGTACACTGAAACGGAGGCAGCAGCAAGCAAACCAACAGGCACAGGGCCAGCGCCTCCCCCGTCAGAACAGAGAGAACTATCAAATGGGACAGGTGAGACGCTGAGACGCTGGTCTGCTCTTTGCCTTGGTCTTCCTAGTGCCTACAATGGGAGCACTTCACTCCAAAGAGTTACCTTTACCACCTATTGCAAAATTCAAAGAACTTGCAACTGGATTGATTTCAATGGACAAAGCCCAAAGTGTTTTTTTGGGCCTAACAAACTCACTCAGCACCTCTGCTCTGAGAGCCAGATTAGCAGAGGTTCACACAGCTTTTAtaagaaataaataacttttccaaggaaagacaggaggagaaATTCACTGATCTGATGTGGTCTTAATCtttgaatgctttttttttttttacaagaatGGAGGTGAGAGAAGCAGCTTTGTGTTAGAGTCACCCTCCTCTGTCCTTCATCTGTGctacctttttcttttcctgttctTCCTCTCTGAAGTGCTGCCATCATCAGCACGATGGCAGGACTGCAAGTCACATAGGTatttcaattttcaatcaaAATCCTGCATTGAGAGGTTGAGTTGGAAGAAAACTAATTTTTTTGCCAATGTTATTAGATTGTTTTAAATCAAAGCACCATCAAAAGCTTGTTATTTCTAAATCATGTTCTTTTAGTGTTTAATTACAGTTGTTTCAgtagtttttttctgttttaaattaaatagaTTTTCTTTATGATGAAGATTATTTACTGTTTAATTCACTTTCTCAGGATTAATAAAACAACGGCAAACAAGTGTATTGAGTGGAAAAGTTGGCTGCATGCTTATTTTAGGGTAAAATCCCTCCTGGCTGAAACCTGTACAGAAGGTATGACCCTAGCTGCCGTGGGATGACCGGTTGTATGAAATTAATGTAGATAAATGAACTTAATAAGATTATCGTGTCATCTGTTACCAGATGGAGGGCCTGTGGAGGGGAGGTTGATCATCTGGATATGTATTGTTATTTGGTTTCGCAGCTGTGTTTACATATAGAGATATAGTCTGGGGCTGAAATAAATGGTGAGATAATAGCTTTTTATCAACCTGATTGTATCACACTTTTCTTCTGTCATAGCTGTTTTCCCTGACTTGTTGCTTTGGCACTGATTTTTGACACTGGCACATTTAAAACGACCACTTTGTGCCACAGAGTGCGTCTTCACGTTTAGAGTAAGGATAGTGGAAGCAAAACTTAACTCTGGGGTCAAAGAAGCCTGCCTATAATATGAGAAGTTATTACAGAAAAGAAGTGTCCTCTTGTGATTGTTCTGCCCACATTTTCACTTGTGTTCTGTCCATTTTTTGAATTTCACACACTGGCAGTTGTTTAAGAAATGACACAATCTGTTAAAACCACTCAAAAGCAGTTTGATCCTCTCTGCCACTGTAGCCAGATGAGGAACCTTTCTGGTTTAAATGTGATATTGATTTTACTTGCAGTTCAGATTATTTGTACATTGTTTGTCGTTTAATTTAATCAATTGAGGAAAACTAGAGCTTCTCATTTTAGCGTTGCTTTGTTGCTGCTAACAGACATTTACCAGAGCGAACAATCACTATGTGTCAGCCATCCACCGCtgttctgtcttttcttttcctgctgAACGGGATTTTCTCAAGGAACTTTGTTCCCATGTTACAACCTCCTAGTTTGtgtaatttcatttaaaatgtgcctACTCAGAGCAGTGTGACTGAGGTTGGTGTACTATTGTGTATCTGATCTTTACCATGGCTGAAAGCATTCATGAGCTGGCAGTTTTTCTAAGCACCGTGATCAGTTTGGACTGCTGAAATTGGAAATGTATTGGAAAGAATGTGGTTCAGGACTTGGCAATGTTTAATAATCATCTTAAATGTAAGTGATGATTGATATGTCAAAGTCAAATATTACAAACACAAGTTTTCATATTATAAGCCACAATttgtttcagatttttttgcaAGATTATAATTAGTGTTTACTTTGCATAATAATCTTATTTTGCCCGGCTCTAATTTGGCTTAACTTGAGTTTTCAGTCTTCTCCAACCAGATTAAACTTGGGTCAACTTCACTGACAGGTGGATGAGAGTGCAGAAGAGTTACTGgcagaatataaaaatataaatatgtacagTTTCTTAAAATTATTTTAGGAGGGAACAACTGTGTGGAGCAAAGACaggcttatttttttttcttaccctTCCAAAAGAGTTGTATGGAGCACAACTCAGCACTGTTTTCTGTGCAAGGTGTAAGGATGTTGCGTCATCAATCAGATAGATTCTATGCAGAGTATCACATAGCTTAACAGCAAACAAGTTAGCCTCTTCACAGAGAAATGCCTTCAATGTTTTCTCTCAAATGGGTACATGGAATATTCTCTTGTGTTTTCATAACAAAATAGTAACTCATGTGTATGTGTTGCAGCAAAGTTTCTGAACAGAAAAAAATGCAATCCTCTGTTGCTTCTTTTACTGATTTTGTTTGGCTTTCTGGTGCTACTGGTAGTGCTTTTTCTTGGGTCGGAGCTTAAAGTGTATTTTTCATTATCTTGGGCACAttttaaaggtgtgtgtgtgtgtgtgtgtgtgtgtgtgtgtgtgtgtgtgtgtgtgtgtgtgtgtgtgagagatcaTCCTTAACTATTTTTGTAGATATGGTAAGATATGGACAATACTGGGTGTGAGGGGATAATACTTAATGGGAAATGTTTCTGTCTTTCACGTGTTGCTATGTTGTTGAGAAAATGTGCACTCAAATGTAAGTGGTGTAAATGGAGAATGCAAAATGGTAAAGTTTCAGTACTACTGTCTGATTTtaatgtctcttgtgttttatACAGTGTCTCCGatggtcttttttttgttttgatttactTTGTTCCATTTCCCTTTCTGCTTGAAAATTTGACTAAATTTGCAAAGGTATGTgcaaaaatataatttctttTGAACTACTTGAAATGCATTAATAAATCAGAGTTgatcaaatgtttgttttcagtgtttgtaCGTAAAAGCTAGTATTATGATTGTTCAACAGGTTTGAGTGCTTTTTTTCATTACACCATCAAAGTCAAACATTCAGATGTCAGATTTTGGAGCAACAAGATGGTCTGACCTGAGCTTGTGTTTACTCACGGCTCTCTGTGATTAAACCCGCTTCTGAGTTTACAGATGTAAAATCTACCAACCACAAAACAGAAGTGAAGAAGAGTGTATATTTATTGCTCTGGTTCAAGTTTGATTAACAAGTGTATTAATATAATGTTATTGGCATGACTAATGTAGGTTTTTAAATGATGAGATTGATCATTTTAcataacatttacaaaaaaaatcctttgGAATTAACGTCACCAAATGGTCATTAAACGTCTGACTCTGTGTTCCCTGTTTGTTCATTGCCACATATTTCAGacaatttcaaaatgtttttaaacacCGTTAAATTAGTATCAAACTAATACATTGATCACATACAATTTCGAACTTTCCTTGACAACAATGCTCATTCAACATTTAAATTACCAATCTAAGTTCttaaggggggaaaaaacattatTTCACGATAATGGCACCAAAAAGGTAGATCATTTCTTCTATTCAGCTAGACACAGAATAGCCGATGTCCGTCTCTGCACAAAAACATTCTTTTCAATTTGCAATTGTGTAGTCATTTCTATCATTATGTACACCTGTCTCGGTCTCTTACTCCATTGTTCCTCTGTAGGGGGTTCATTTTGCAACCAAGAAATAGTTATCATTTTCCTTGAAGTTAACAATACCTGAAGATATACAAATTATCCCCATAGAGTCGGTATACGTCCCAGCATATAATACAGCAGATTTAAAGGTAAGTCAACATTGTATCTTGGGAATTATCTAATTGTAAGGTTTTATAAATTTTGGATATATGCTTTTTTTCCACAATTTtctgtactgtaaataaagtACCATTCCACGCCTGTTGGAGGTCCATTGATTGCTTCCCATTCGCTGAGTCATGACATAATGCCTTATTCGAAAGTATCTAAACAGGTCTTTTGAAGGCAACTCAAAACATTGCTGCAACTGTGCCAAAGATTTCAAATGATCTCCTTCCGATAATTAATTAATGGTAGCCAGGCCCGACTCCAGCCACCTTTTAAATATAcatgtaattttttaatttattgccTAAATCTGTGCGCCTTCACTTTGAGGAGTTTACAGACTTTGATCCAGTTGTGAACTTCCAGGCCATCCATCAGAGATCTTCAGATTAAGGAACCCACAGGACTCTATTAGTTGTGCGGTCTTCTGTGCTGTTTTGATGTGTCTTCTTTACAGCGCACAAACACTTTATCTTGCGACACTTCAACACGCTGCCCATCATTTGTCGTGGCACAAAAAAATGTCCTacaaaacagaaacaatgtAGTTGACATGGTGCTgttagtggtggaatgtaactaagcacatttattcaagtactgtacttaaaggtcTCATGgaatgaacatttcactttgagttttttttttaacatgagttcccccagcctgcctatggtcccccagtggctagaaatggtgataggtgtaaaccgagccctgggtatcctgctctgcctttgagaaaatgaaagctcagatgggccgatctggaaggagcaaggttacctcccctttctctgctttgcccgcccagagaatttggcccacccatgagagagagagagagacatcatggctttcaaacgagaaaagtggcagttggtcaaggccacacccccactctccacctagcccctccctctctcctcctcaatagctacagacacagaaatggcacatcctaaggaaagctcattgtgggactggctctagtggctgtaattctgcaccaaggctgaattttgggaaagagacttcagatacagtattaggggaccactaaggtctatagaaaagcatccaaagagcaccatatcatgggacctttaagtacaaatttgaggtacttgtactttacttgagacttttcttttcataccactttctacttctccgcttcatttcagagagaaatattgtactttttactccactacattaatattactagttactttacaacttaagatttttgcacacaaaacacagctgaaatg carries:
- the adam10a gene encoding disintegrin and metalloproteinase domain-containing protein 10; the protein is MFFVNLIVMFCCLRDITGQFGNPLNKYIRHYEGLSYDTEALHNSHQRAKRALSPQDRTVHLDFHAHGRHFNLQMKRDTTLFSPDLIIEVSGEVAPIDTSHIYSGEIFGEKGTLTHGSVVDGRFEGFIKTHQGVYYVEPSERYLNNKNVPFHSVIYHEDDINYPHKYGSEGGCADHSVLERMRKYQASVVEEPLKGVNSVSEEEEESSQGPVILRRKRAAAKEKNTCQLFIQTDHLFFKYYGTREAVIAQISSHVKAIDSIYQATDFLGIRNISFMVKRIRINTTNDEKDKTNPFRFANIGVEKFLELNSEQNHDDYCLAYVFSDRDFDDGVLGLAWVGAPSGSSGGICEKSRLYSDGKRKSLNTGIITVQNYASHVPPKVSHITFAHEVGHNFGSPHDSGIECTPGESKLQNQKEQGNYIMYARATSGDKLNNNKFSICSIRNISAVLTKKRNDCFVESGQPICGNGLVETGEECDCGYSDQCKDICCYNANEGEGLKCKLKPGKICSPSQGPCCTQECTFKGANESPCRLESECAQEGKCNGATALCPASEPKANFTSCHSETQVCLNGVCSGSICEKYGMEVCTCASQEGKDEAAELCHVCCMEKMKPNTCSSTGSEKWAQFFNKKTTTLQPGSPCNDFKGYCDVFMRCRLVDADGPLARLKKAIFNAELYENIAEWIVAHWWAVLLMGIALIMLMAGFIKICSVHTPSSNPKLPPPKPLPGTLKRRQQQANQQAQGQRLPRQNRENYQMGQVRR